Proteins co-encoded in one Rattus rattus isolate New Zealand chromosome 5, Rrattus_CSIRO_v1, whole genome shotgun sequence genomic window:
- the LOC116900437 gene encoding olfactory receptor 4C15-like, producing MQNQSFVTEFILLGLSQNLNVEKMLLVLFLFIYLSTIVGNMIIVVTIIYSPILLGSPMYFFLIFLSLLDAFTSSTVTPKIIIDCFYERKTICFECCMTQLFAVHFFTGAEVIVLTAMAYDRYVAICKPLHYSSIMTQRLCRILVVVSWAGGFLHSIIQIIFTLQLPFCGPNVIDHYMCDLFPLLKLACTDTHIYVFMIFANSGAICIIIFSLLLVSYGVILFSLRAHSSEGRRKALSTCGSHIIVVILCFVPCLLIYARPTSAFSFEKNMLIFINVLTPLLNPMVYTFRNKEMKNAIRKMWMRLIVVSDEF from the coding sequence ATGCAAAACCAGAGCTTTGTCACTGAGTTTATACTACTGGGGCTTTCACAGAACCTGAATGTCGAGAAAAtgctattggttttatttttgtttatctacCTTTCAACTATTGTGGGCAACATGATAATTGTGGTGACCATCATCTACAGCCCTATACTACTGGGgtcccccatgtacttctttttGATATTCCTGTCCTTACTGGATGCATTCACTTCTTCAACTGTCACCCCCAAGATAATCATAGACTGCTTCTATGAGAGGAAGACCATCTGCTTTGAATGTTGTATGACACAACTGTTTGCTGTCCACTTCTTCACTGGGGCAGAAGTGATTGTCCTGAcagccatggcctatgaccgttatGTGGCCATTTGCAAGCCACTTCACTACTCTTCCATCATGACCCAGAGGCTTTGTAGAATTTTGGTGGTTGTGTCCTGGGCAGGGGGATTCTTGCATTCTATCATACAGATTATCTTCACTTTGCAGCTGCCTTTCTGTGGACCCAATGTGATTGATCATTACATGTGTGACTTGTTCCCATTACTGAAGCTTGCCTGTActgacacacacatttatgtctTTATGATATTTGCCAACAGTGGTGCTATATGCATTATAATCTTCTCTTTATTGCTTGTCTCCTATGGTGTCATCTTGTTTTCTCTGAGAGCCCACAGCTCTGAAGGTCGACGTAAAGCTCTCTCCACCTGTGGATCCCATATAATTGTTGTGATTTTGTGCTTTGTTCCATGTCTGTTAATATATGCAAGACCCACTTCTGCATTCTCCTTTGAGAAAAACATGCTTATATTTATCAATGTCCTTACACCATTGCTAAATCCTATGGTTTACACTTTCAGgaataaggaaatgaagaatgCCATCAGGAAAATGTGGATGAGATTAATAGTGGTTtctgatgaattttaa